A single genomic interval of Thermoanaerobaculia bacterium harbors:
- a CDS encoding DUF5777 family beta-barrel protein, translating to MRIRFSAAAALVLAAGWLNAQETLPPGGAAATAATAPAAAPSDSGESKPAAPKRWLAPEGSLVVNLPSDQALSRGLLQFLVTHRFRGSVRGSNAHSLYSLDSGADFGFGFAYAPIERGELSLYRSGIQDDWELAAKYAFVPPGHVFGAALRVGGDDRRDPLVVTEAGGLLPGGKAKTSFFAQGVLSLHAWNNRIEVSAVPTYASRTTAERRAFNVPVHAAVALGRSWNLQGEYQLQRKSVPDSIDIFTIGIEKTLYRHRFALVVSNATVTTVDQYLSGDFAAARKRQGRPFDNGFRNNDWHIGFNLIRQFKP from the coding sequence ATGAGGATTCGTTTCTCGGCGGCCGCGGCGCTGGTCCTCGCGGCGGGTTGGCTCAACGCCCAGGAGACTTTGCCTCCGGGCGGCGCGGCGGCGACCGCGGCGACGGCCCCGGCGGCGGCGCCTTCCGATTCCGGGGAGTCGAAGCCGGCGGCGCCGAAGCGCTGGCTCGCTCCGGAGGGATCGCTCGTCGTCAACCTCCCGTCGGACCAGGCGCTCTCGCGCGGGCTGCTCCAGTTCCTCGTGACCCACCGCTTCCGCGGCAGCGTGCGCGGAAGCAACGCCCATTCCCTCTACTCCCTCGATTCCGGCGCCGACTTCGGGTTCGGCTTCGCCTACGCGCCGATCGAGCGCGGCGAGCTCTCGCTCTACCGCTCGGGGATCCAGGACGACTGGGAGCTCGCCGCCAAGTACGCGTTCGTCCCGCCCGGCCATGTTTTCGGCGCCGCGCTGCGGGTCGGAGGCGACGACCGCCGCGATCCGCTCGTCGTCACGGAAGCCGGCGGGCTCCTGCCGGGGGGAAAGGCGAAAACGTCCTTCTTCGCGCAGGGCGTGCTCTCGCTCCACGCCTGGAACAACCGGATCGAAGTCTCGGCGGTGCCCACGTACGCTTCGCGGACGACCGCCGAGCGGCGGGCATTCAACGTGCCGGTCCATGCGGCCGTCGCGCTCGGGCGCTCGTGGAACCTGCAGGGCGAATATCAGCTTCAGCGCAAGAGCGTTCCGGACTCGATCGACATTTTCACGATCGGGATCGAAAAGACGCTCTACCGCCACCGCTTCGCGCTCGTCGTCTCGAACGCGACGGTGACCACGGTCGACCAGTATCTCTCCGGCGACTTCGCGGCGGCGCGCAAGCGCCAGGGACGGCCGTTCGACAACGGATTCCGCAACAACGACTGGCATATCGGGTTCAACCTGATCCGGCAATTCAAGCCGTAG
- a CDS encoding MFS transporter codes for MTSISPGSARSARWALAVLTLINLFNYLDRYVVSALVESLRHSDLHLSDFQLGSLVTAFVVVYMTASPVFGILGDRGKRPRLLGAGVAVWSLATAAGGFARSFVSLFAARSAVGIGEAAYGTIAPALLADAFPAERRGRVFAVFFSAIPIGSACGYIFGGWMDQRFGWRAAFFLAGVPGLLLAILAARLADPPGRDGVSGPAPAGSGGSPFQRYAELARTAPFRRAVLGYAAYTFALGALAFWTPAFLERVRGVPRADATILFGAIAVVTGFTGTFAGGWLGDRLLRRRRQAYLWVSGVSALAAAPVALVAFTSASRPVYVAAIVVSETLLFMSTGPVNSAIVNAVPPDRRASAIALSTFAIHLFGDVPSPPLLGAISDATSLATAFLIVPAVIALAGIIWIWAAVKGTEIALEI; via the coding sequence ATGACCTCGATCTCGCCGGGCTCGGCCCGATCCGCTCGATGGGCCCTCGCGGTCCTGACCCTCATCAACCTCTTCAATTACCTCGACCGATACGTGGTCTCGGCGCTCGTCGAGAGCCTCCGCCATTCCGATCTGCACCTCTCCGATTTCCAGCTCGGGTCGCTGGTCACCGCGTTCGTCGTCGTCTACATGACGGCCTCGCCGGTCTTCGGCATCCTCGGAGACCGGGGGAAGCGGCCGCGGCTTCTCGGCGCGGGAGTCGCCGTCTGGAGCCTCGCCACCGCCGCCGGCGGCTTTGCCCGAAGCTTCGTGTCGCTCTTCGCGGCGCGCTCCGCCGTCGGGATCGGCGAAGCCGCCTACGGCACGATCGCTCCGGCGCTCCTGGCCGACGCGTTCCCCGCCGAGCGACGCGGGCGGGTCTTCGCCGTGTTCTTCTCCGCGATCCCGATCGGATCGGCCTGCGGGTACATCTTCGGCGGGTGGATGGACCAGCGCTTCGGATGGCGGGCGGCATTCTTCCTCGCGGGCGTCCCGGGACTCCTCCTCGCCATCCTCGCCGCCCGTCTCGCCGATCCGCCGGGCCGCGACGGCGTCTCCGGACCGGCGCCGGCCGGAAGCGGCGGCTCGCCTTTCCAACGCTACGCGGAGCTCGCCCGCACCGCTCCGTTCCGGCGCGCGGTGCTCGGCTACGCCGCGTACACCTTCGCTCTGGGCGCGCTCGCCTTCTGGACTCCGGCGTTCCTCGAGAGGGTGCGCGGGGTCCCGAGAGCGGACGCGACCATCCTTTTCGGCGCGATCGCCGTGGTGACCGGGTTCACCGGAACGTTCGCGGGAGGATGGCTCGGAGACCGGCTCCTTCGGCGTCGGCGGCAGGCGTATCTCTGGGTCTCCGGCGTCTCCGCCCTCGCGGCGGCCCCCGTCGCGCTCGTCGCGTTCACCTCGGCGTCGCGGCCGGTCTACGTCGCCGCGATCGTCGTCTCCGAGACGCTTCTCTTCATGTCGACCGGACCGGTCAATTCGGCGATCGTCAACGCGGTTCCCCCCGACCGCCGCGCCTCCGCGATCGCGCTCTCGACGTTCGCGATCCACCTGTTCGGCGACGTCCCCTCTCCGCCGCTGCTCGGCGCGATCTCCGACGCGACGTCGCTCGCGACGGCGTTCCTGATCGTTCCGGCGGTCATCGCGCTGGCGGGAATCATCTGGATCTGGGCGGCGGTGAAGGGCACCGAGATCGCACTCGAAATCTGA
- a CDS encoding DUF2064 domain-containing protein, with protein MSSPRRALVVFTRSPEAEARAKDLDPESTSGIFAGFLASWKRAAERAGARLVISSPPACAKRLSVSPISEGAVVCAQIPARFGERLAAAVENVFSLGFSPVAVVAGDTPAISDEELDRAFVALEGDGAPLVLGPAGDGGVYLIGLRRPDSDLLAAVSLRDPKACEKLVLSARRAGRGISLLARRDEVDSLADVRRLYRTSAESPVWNDYRLLLARALSNRSQPLPDPASWSVLPLFPVSPGRAPPAAA; from the coding sequence ATGTCGTCGCCGCGCCGAGCCCTCGTCGTATTCACCCGCAGCCCGGAGGCCGAGGCTCGCGCGAAAGATCTCGACCCCGAATCGACGTCCGGCATCTTCGCCGGCTTCCTCGCGTCCTGGAAGCGGGCGGCCGAGAGAGCGGGCGCTCGGCTCGTCATTTCTTCGCCGCCGGCCTGCGCGAAACGCCTTTCGGTGAGCCCGATCAGCGAAGGCGCCGTCGTGTGTGCGCAGATCCCCGCCCGCTTCGGCGAACGGCTCGCCGCCGCCGTCGAGAACGTGTTTTCCCTCGGCTTTTCGCCGGTCGCCGTCGTCGCGGGAGACACGCCCGCGATTTCGGATGAGGAGCTCGATCGCGCGTTTGTCGCACTCGAAGGCGACGGCGCGCCGCTCGTCCTCGGGCCTGCCGGCGACGGAGGCGTTTATCTCATCGGCTTGCGGCGCCCGGACTCGGATCTGCTGGCAGCCGTCTCGCTTCGAGATCCGAAAGCGTGCGAAAAGCTCGTCCTTTCCGCTCGACGCGCCGGGCGGGGGATTTCTCTCCTGGCGCGCCGCGACGAAGTGGACTCTCTCGCCGACGTACGGAGGCTCTATCGCACGAGCGCGGAGAGCCCGGTCTGGAACGACTACCGGCTTCTTCTGGCTCGCGCTCTTTCGAACCGATCTCAGCCGTTGCCGGATCCCGCTTCGTGGTCGGTCCTTCCTCTCTTTCCCGTGTCGCCCGGCCGCGCCCCTCCCGCGGCGGCCTGA
- a CDS encoding methyltransferase domain-containing protein, with product MTVLTERTPLFVPPLHRFESSGVTYAIDAEDPNWIAVDGRGAALLDALVDTPGIPFGTLVARHAGQARLEAGKAWLEVHDFLRALDRSGFLSAGEFRREPYAGRSALVTPEGLRELWVQINNACNLSCAHCLVSSGPGGAPGLDADALRRIVDRAAALGIERLYVTGGEPLLRRDLFALLRRSTEELGLEAIVLTNATVLPDSVREGLASLDRGLVRFQVSVDGARPETNDPVRGAGTFRRALDGARVLADLGFPVSLTTVTTDENVEELAELPAIARSVGAQSHHLMWSHRRGRAAEADNGFFPGRERLVAAVRDVAAAANAEGVRLDNLESVRRRVNGVPGVKYDLGNAGWDSVCVYADGKIYPSAALADEPALLCGDATREDLGDILDRSAVIRRLRAASIAQKPTLAGDPFRFLTGGGDLEHAWCFTGDFLGDDPYYPITVALARSVMEELGREKAARRNDRSGYPAPLVLHAMGEGAVACGTADGALAEKPVLTLHSNCVLSFDVDRPRAKVREFYGAAAEKPQPELCCPAKYDDALVGHIPKDVLDRFYGCGSPIAAAAIRAGETVLDLGSGAGIDVFIAARLVGPAGRAIGVDMTGRMLAVAEENRPKVAAALGYDAAEFREGFLESIPVESGSVDCVTSNCVVNLSPDKPRVFEEVWRVLRDHGRAVISDIVSEVEVPPRLKVNPKLWGECLVGALTQEGFVAALERAGFYGIEILSKSYWKDVEGYAFSSVTVRGWKLEKSAGCVYRGHRAVYLGPGKAFLDEEGHQFPRNEPYEICTDTAAKLSRPPYSGFFALLEPGEDRAGYACANPDGTPCAPGCC from the coding sequence ATGACCGTGCTGACCGAGAGAACACCGCTGTTCGTGCCGCCGCTCCATCGCTTCGAGAGCTCCGGAGTGACGTACGCCATCGACGCCGAAGATCCGAACTGGATCGCGGTGGACGGCCGCGGGGCCGCGCTGCTCGACGCGCTCGTCGATACACCCGGAATTCCGTTCGGGACGCTCGTCGCGCGCCATGCCGGCCAGGCGCGGCTCGAGGCGGGGAAGGCGTGGCTCGAAGTACACGACTTCCTCCGCGCGCTCGATCGTTCCGGATTTCTCTCGGCCGGTGAATTTCGCCGCGAGCCGTATGCCGGCCGATCCGCTCTCGTGACTCCCGAAGGCCTTCGGGAGCTCTGGGTTCAGATCAACAACGCGTGCAATCTGAGCTGCGCTCATTGTCTGGTTTCCTCCGGACCGGGCGGCGCTCCGGGCCTCGATGCGGACGCGCTGCGGCGGATCGTCGATCGCGCCGCCGCGCTCGGGATCGAGCGGCTCTACGTGACGGGGGGGGAGCCGCTCCTGCGCCGCGACCTCTTCGCGCTCCTTCGGCGCTCGACGGAAGAGCTCGGACTCGAGGCGATCGTGCTGACCAACGCGACCGTTCTCCCCGATTCCGTGCGGGAGGGGCTGGCGTCGCTCGACCGCGGCCTCGTGAGGTTCCAGGTCTCGGTCGACGGCGCGAGGCCGGAGACCAACGACCCCGTGCGGGGAGCGGGCACTTTCCGGCGCGCTCTCGACGGCGCCCGTGTCCTCGCGGATCTCGGATTCCCGGTCTCTCTCACGACGGTGACGACGGACGAGAATGTCGAAGAGCTGGCGGAGCTCCCGGCGATCGCCCGCAGCGTCGGAGCGCAAAGCCACCATCTGATGTGGAGCCACCGCCGGGGACGCGCCGCCGAAGCCGATAACGGTTTCTTTCCGGGGCGGGAGAGATTGGTCGCGGCCGTGCGCGACGTCGCGGCGGCGGCAAATGCCGAGGGAGTGCGGCTCGACAACCTCGAGAGCGTTCGCCGCCGCGTCAACGGCGTGCCGGGAGTGAAGTACGACCTCGGGAACGCCGGTTGGGATTCCGTGTGCGTCTATGCGGACGGGAAGATCTATCCGTCGGCGGCGCTCGCCGACGAACCCGCCCTCCTGTGCGGCGATGCGACCCGGGAAGATCTGGGCGACATCCTCGATCGTTCCGCCGTGATCCGGCGGTTGCGTGCCGCGTCGATCGCGCAGAAGCCGACGCTCGCGGGCGACCCGTTCCGTTTTCTCACGGGAGGGGGAGATCTCGAGCACGCCTGGTGCTTCACCGGCGATTTTCTCGGCGACGATCCCTATTACCCGATCACCGTCGCGCTCGCGCGATCGGTGATGGAAGAGCTCGGCCGGGAAAAGGCCGCGCGCCGCAACGACCGCTCCGGGTATCCCGCGCCGCTCGTCCTCCACGCCATGGGAGAGGGCGCGGTCGCCTGCGGCACCGCCGACGGCGCGCTCGCGGAGAAGCCGGTCCTGACGCTCCACTCCAACTGCGTGCTCTCCTTCGACGTCGACCGCCCGCGCGCGAAAGTGCGGGAGTTCTACGGCGCGGCGGCCGAGAAGCCGCAGCCCGAGCTCTGCTGCCCGGCCAAGTACGACGACGCGCTCGTCGGCCACATCCCGAAGGACGTGCTCGACCGGTTCTACGGGTGCGGTTCGCCGATCGCCGCCGCGGCGATCCGCGCCGGCGAGACGGTCCTCGACCTCGGCTCCGGCGCCGGCATCGACGTCTTCATCGCGGCGCGGCTCGTCGGTCCGGCCGGCCGCGCGATCGGCGTCGACATGACCGGCCGGATGCTCGCGGTCGCCGAGGAGAACCGTCCGAAGGTGGCCGCCGCGCTGGGGTACGACGCCGCCGAGTTCCGCGAGGGCTTTCTCGAGAGCATCCCGGTGGAATCGGGAAGCGTCGACTGCGTGACGTCGAACTGCGTCGTCAACCTCTCTCCCGACAAGCCGCGCGTCTTCGAGGAGGTCTGGCGGGTGCTCCGGGACCACGGACGCGCCGTGATCTCCGACATCGTCTCCGAGGTCGAGGTTCCCCCGCGTCTCAAGGTCAACCCGAAGCTCTGGGGCGAATGCCTCGTGGGGGCGCTCACGCAGGAGGGCTTCGTCGCGGCGCTCGAGCGCGCGGGGTTCTACGGCATCGAGATCCTGTCGAAGTCGTACTGGAAGGACGTCGAAGGCTACGCGTTCTCCTCCGTGACGGTCCGGGGATGGAAGCTCGAGAAGTCGGCGGGGTGC